The following proteins are co-located in the Corynebacterium kalinowskii genome:
- a CDS encoding Rieske (2Fe-2S) protein: MTCSRRIFLLGTATTLSGAVLAACSALGEQEPEPEHIAKMESKDIPVGGAVAFGNFFVAQPKEGVFKAYSAECTHQGGTVEIFENGKGRCREHNSTFDLETGVPVWGPARDPLEPAKLTNRGKTLYLQGKDA; the protein is encoded by the coding sequence ATGACCTGCTCACGGCGCATTTTTCTGTTGGGAACAGCCACCACCCTCTCCGGTGCGGTGCTGGCTGCTTGCTCTGCACTAGGGGAGCAGGAGCCGGAACCAGAGCACATCGCGAAGATGGAGTCCAAGGACATCCCAGTCGGTGGGGCAGTGGCCTTTGGCAACTTCTTCGTCGCGCAACCCAAGGAGGGCGTGTTCAAGGCTTACTCTGCCGAGTGCACCCACCAGGGTGGCACCGTGGAGATTTTCGAAAACGGCAAGGGGCGCTGCCGAGAGCACAACTCGACCTTTGACCTCGAGACCGGCGTTCCCGTGTGGGGCCCGGCGCGCGACCCGTTGGAACCAGCGAAGCTAACTAACCGTGGCAAGACGCTGTACCTGCAGGGCAAGGACGCCTAG